One segment of Rosa chinensis cultivar Old Blush chromosome 6, RchiOBHm-V2, whole genome shotgun sequence DNA contains the following:
- the LOC112170068 gene encoding structural maintenance of chromosomes protein 1, with product MPSLISQGKIHRLELENFKSYRGHQVIGPFSDFTAIIGPNGSGKSNLMDAISFVLGVKTGQLRGSQLKDLIYAMDDSEKSEKGRRAFVSLVYQLANESEIQFTRAITSSGGSEYRIDGKSVSWEAYNEKLKSLGILVKARNFLVFQGDVESIASKNPKELTGLLEQISGSDELKRDYEKYEEEKGIAEEKAALVYQKKRTIVAERKQKKEQKEEAEKHIRLQNELKSLKREHFLWQLFNIEKDITKTTDELEAEKRSREQVMQELDDFQQEANKKKKELAKYLKEIAQCEKKIAERSSRLDRSKPELLKLKEEMSRINSKIKKSKTELGRKEQERGRHKEEIKKLQKGIQDLTTQLEDLQEKGRDSGEKLHLDDTKLREYFKVKEDAGMKTAKLKDEKEVLDRQQHADLEAQKNLEENLQQLRSRERELDSQNEQMLTRQRKIKENSAKHKQESKNLNNELHVMQEKHQNARQKYENLKSKIDELEKQLRELKADRYENERDSRLSQAVETLKRLFQGVHGRMTELCRPTQKKYNLAVTVAMGKFMDAVVVEDEQTGKECIKYLKEQRLPPQTFIPLQSVRVKQVMERLRNLGGTAKLVFDVVQFDHALEKAILFAVGNTLVCDELDEAKRLSWSGERFKVVTVDGIMLSKSGTMTGGTSGGMEARSKQWDDKKVEGLKKKKEQFELELEELGSIREMQLKESETAGRISGLDKKIQYADIEKESIKDKLANLVHERQNIKEEIDRISPDLLKLKQAVDKRSTEINKLEKRINDIVDRLYKGFSKSVGVDNIREYEEKQLKATQSMAEERLSLSSQLSKLKYQLEYEQNRDMDTRIEELQSFISNLLKDLERVQKKEAEANSAAEKASDEILQLKEEAQEWKSKSEGCEKEIQEWNKRGSTATSNVSKLNRQINSKESQIEQLTSRKQEIVENCELQQISLPIISDPMETESSTTGPVFDFDELDESLLRNRRPSEREKVELDFKKQMDAKLSEIERTAPNLKAMDQYEALQEKERDVTGEFEVARKEQKQKADLFNSVKQRRYELFMDAFNHISSNIDKIYKQLTKSNTHPLGGTAYLNLENEDDPFLHGVKYTTMPPTKRFRDMEQLSGGEKTVAALALLFSIHSYRPSPFFILDEVDAALDNLNVAKVARFIRSKSCQGARVNQDTEGGNGFQSIVISLKDSFYDKAEALVGVFRDADMGCSKTLSFDLTKFREE from the exons ATGCCGTCCCTGATCTCCCAGGGCAAAATCCACCGCCTGGAGCTCGAGAATTTCAAGTCCTACCGGGGCCACCAGGTCATCGGCCCCTTCTCCGACTTCACGGCGATTATCGGCCCCAATGGCTCCGGCAAGTCCAACCTCATGGACGCCATAAGCTTCGTCCTTGGGGTCAAGACCGGCCAGCTCCGTGGGTCCCAGTTGAAGGACCTGATCTACGCCATGGACGACAGTGAGAAGAGCGAGAAAGGCCGCAGGGCGTTTGTGAGCTTGGTTTACCAGCTTGCGAATGAGTCTGAGATCCAGTTCACAAGGGCCATCACTAGCTCCGGCGGCAGTGAGTACCGCATAGACGGCAAGTCGGTATCGTGGGAAGCTTACAATGAGAAGCTTAAGTCCCTTGGAATTCTAGTCAAGGCTCGCAATTTTCTTGTCTTTCAG GGTGATGTCGAGTCCATTGCCTCTAAAAATCCTAAGGAACTCACTGGACTGCTTGAGCAGATCTCAGGGTCTGATGAGCTCAAGAGAGACTATGAAAAGTATGAAGAAGAGAAAGGCATAGCTGAAGAAAAAGCAGCCCTTGTTTATCAGAAAAAAAGAACCATAGTAGCAGAGAGGAAGCAAAAGAAAGAGCAAAAGGAAGAAGCTGAGAAGCACATTCGCCTGCAAAATGAACTG AAATCTTTGAAGAGAGAACACTTTTTGTGGCAGTTGTTTAACATAGAAAAAGATATAACGAAAACAACTGATGAGCTTGAAGCTGAAAAGAGAAGCCGCGAACAGGTTATGCAAGAACTAGATGATTTTCAGCAAGAagcaaacaaaaagaagaaagaacttGCCAAATACTTAAAAGAGATTGCTCAATGTGAAAAGAAGATTGCTGAGAGAAGTAGTAGACTTGACAGAAGT AAACCAGAGCTGCTGAAACTGAAAGAGGAAATGTCGCGAATAAAttcaaaaatcaagaaaagtaAGACAGAGCTTGGTAGAAAAGAACAAGAACGGGGGAGACATAAGGAGGAAATTAAAAAGCTGCAGAAGGGCATCCAGGATTTGACCACACAACTAGAGGATTTACAGGAAAAAGGCCGAGACAGTGGTGAAAAATTACATTTAGACGATACTAAATTAAGGGAATATTTTAAAGT GAAGGAGGATGCTGGGATGAAAACTGCAAAGCTAAAAGATGAGAAAGAGGTTCTGGATCGGCAACAGCATGCTGATCTTGAAGCTCAAaagaatttggaagaaaatcttCAACAGTTGAGAAGTAGGGAGCGTGAACTGGATTCACAGAATGAGCAAATGCTGACAAGGCAGAGAAAAATTAAGGAAAACTCTGCAAAACACAAGCAGGAATCTAAAAATCTGAATAATGAATTGCATGTGATGCAGGAGAAACATCAGAATGCCAG ACAAAAGTATGAAAATCTGAAGTCAAAAATTGATGAATTAGAAAAGCAATTACGTGAACTGAAGGCCGACAGATATGAAAATGAGAGAGATTCCAGGTTGTCTCAGGCAGTGGAGACGCTCAAGCGCTTGTTTCAGGGTGTCCATGGTCGCATGACTGAACTCTGTAGGCCAACACAAAAGAAGTATAATCTTGCTGTCACTGTTGCCATGGGGAAATTTATGGATGCAGTCGTAGTTGAAGATGAACAAACAGGAAAGGAGTGTATCAAG TATTTGAAAGAACAAAGGCTTCCTCCCCAGACATTCATACCTCTCCAATCTGTTCGTGTAAAGCAAGTAATGGAGAGATTGCGTAACTTGGGTGGTACTGCAAAGCTGGTTTTTGATGTTGTCCA ATTTGATCATGCTTTGGAGAAGGCTATTCTTTTTGCGGTTGGCAATACACTTGTTTGTGACGAACTTGATGAGGCTAAGCGCCTAAGCTGGAGTGGTGAGAGGTTCAAAG TTGTAACTGTTGATGGAATTATGCTGTCAAAATCTGGCACAATGACTGGGGGTACCAGTGGAGGAATGGAAGCTAGATCAAAACAATGGGATGATAAAAAAGTTGAAG gactgaagaagaagaaagaacagTTTGAGTTGGAGCTAGAAGAGCTTGGGTCAATTAGAGAGATGCAGCTAAAAGAGTCTGAAACAGCTGGCAGAATTAGTGGGCTTGACAAGAAAATCCAATATGCAGATATTGAGAAG GAAAGCATAAAGGACAAACTTGCAAATTTGGTCCACGAGAGGCAGAATATAAAAGAAGAGATTGATCGTATCAGTCCTGATCTTCTGAAG CTAAAACAAGCTGTAGATAAGCGGAGCACAGAAATCAATAAGCTTGAGAAGAGGATAAATGATATTGTTGACAGACTCTACAAAGGCTTTAGTAAATCTGTTGGGGTAGATAACATTCGCGAGTATGAAGAAAAACAACTCAAGGCTACCCAATCTATGGCTGAAGAGAGGCTTAGTTTGAGTAGCCAGCTATCAAAACTGAAATACCA GCTAGAGTATGAGCAAAATCGGGACATGGATACACGAATTGAAGAACTCCAATCATTTATTAGTAACCTACTAAAAGATTTAGAACGGGTTCAAAAGAAAGAGGCCGAAGCCAACTCTGCAGCAGAAAAAGCCTCTGATGAGATTCTTCAGTTGAAGGAAGAAGCACAAG AATGGAAGTCCAAGTCGGAAGGGTGTGAAAAGGAAATTCAAGAATGGAACAAGCGGGGTTCTACTGCAACATCAAATGTATCCAAACTTAATCGACAGATAAATTCTAAG GAATCGCAGATTGAGCAGCTAACATCTCGAAAGCAGGAGATAGTAGAAAATTGTGAACTACAGCAAATAAGCCTTCCGATCATTTCAGATCCAATGGAGACTGAATCCTCCACGACAGGCCCAgtatttgattttgatgagTTAGATGAGTCTCTATTGAGGAATAGGAGGCCTTCTGAGCGGGAGAAAGTTGAGTTAGACTTTAAGAAACAAATGGATGCCAAGTTATCAGAAATTGAAAGAACAGCTCCCAATTTGAAGGCCATGGACCAATATGAGGCTCTacaagaaaaggaaagagatgTAACTGGAGAGTTTGAAGTGGCCAGAAAAGAACAGAAGCAAAAGGCTGATCTGTTTAACTCGGTTAAGCAAAGGAG GTATGAGTTGTTTATGGATGCCTTCAACCATATTTCCAGTAATATTGATAAGATATACAAACAACTGACGAAGAGCAATACACATCCCCTGGGTGGGACGGCATATTTGAATTTAGAAAATGAAGATGATCCCTTTTTACATGGCGTCAAGTACACTACCATGCCCCCAACAAAGCGCTTTCGAGATATGGAACAATTATCTGGCGGAGAGAAAACTGTTGCAGCGTTAGCATTACTGTTTTCCATACACAG CTATAGGCCTTCGCCTTTTTTCATACTGGATGAAGTTGATGCTGCACTGGATAACTTAAATGTAGCAAAGGTTGCTCGATTCATCCGTTCAAAGTCATGCCAAGGAGCCAGGGTTAATCAGGATACTGAAGGAGGCAATGGTTTTCAAAGTATTGTAATATCTCTAAAAGATAGCTTCTATGACAAGGCTGAAGCTCTGGTTGGGGTTTTCAGGGACGCTGACATGGG TTGTTCCAAAACACTGTCATTTGACTTGACTAAATTTCGGGAGGAGTAA
- the LOC112170069 gene encoding patellin-4: protein MTEKNDQETHNDNEPDYHGRDQELDSALGYYINDMLMESPRELCPDSDQEGDEPTAQEDEETKAAFVEMKKKKKKKALMEFRCRVEDAIVGNYLLGKPSRKLCRDESLRQKEQLKEITLWGVPLLPSKGHKGTDAVLLKFLRARDFKTTDAFEMLRRTLKWRKEYRADEILEEELGGRDLDNVVCIKSRDKEGHPLCYTVYGPFKDKELYEKTFGSEAKRQQFLRWRIQFIEKGIKKLNFKRGVDSMVQITDLKNSPGPDFKELRSLSSKTLLLLQENYPELIQKNIVINAPLWYYVLHVLRSRFLSHRTKKKFVFARPQKVTKTLLKFIEPEELPVQYGGLKREQDEDFTPEDKVSQIIVKGNTTNYIKIPVAEGGLTMVWDLTVVGWDVLYKEEFVPDDEGSYKILLQDKKRLQGEGVRNSFYLSEPGKIIISLENWNFKNRRVLYRYKAKPTIPIYLTNR, encoded by the exons ATGACGGAGAAGAATGATCAGGAAACCCACAATGACAATGAGCCTGATTATCATGGCAGAGACCAAGAGCTCGACTCGGCTCTGGGATATTATATTAATGACATGTTGATGGAAAGCCCCCGCGAATTATGTCCAGATAGTGACCAAGAAGGTGATGAACCTACAGCTCAAGAGGATGAGGAAACCAAAGCTGCTTTTGtggaaatgaagaagaagaagaagaagaaagcctTGATGGAATTTCGGTGCAGAGTTGAAGATGCAATTGTGGGGAATTACCTTCTTGGAAAACCCAGCAGAAAGCTTTGCCGAGATGAAAGCTTGAGGCAAAAAGAACAACTCAAGGAGATTACCCTATGGGGTGTGCCTTTATTGCCAAGTAAAGGCCACAAAGGCACTGATGCTGTGCTCCTCAAATTCTTGAGAGCCCGGGATTTCAAGACTACCGACGCATTTGAAATGCTGAGAAGAACCCTGAAATGGCGAAAAGAATACAGGGCTGATGAAATTCTTGAAGAAGAATTGGGAGGCCGTGATCTTGATAATGTGGTGTGCATAAAGAGTAGAGACAAAGAGGGTCACCCCTTGTGTTACACTGTGTATGGACCTTTCAAGGACAAAGAGTTGTACGAGAAAACGTTCGGGTCTGAAGCGAAACGCCAACAGTTTTTGAGGTGGAGAATTCAATTCATCGAAAAGGGAATCAAGAAGCTCAACTTCAAGAGAGGGGTTGATTCGATGGTTCAGATTACGGATTTGAAGAACTCCCCAGGCCCCGATTTTAAGGAGCTTCGTTCGCTTAGTAGCAAAACTCTGCTCTTGTTACAGGAAAACTATCCTGAGCTCATTCAAAAGAAT ATTGTTATAAATGCTCCACTTTGGTACTATGTGCTCCATGTGCTCCGATCAAGGTTTCTAAGTCACAGAACTAAGAAGAAGTTCGTCTTTGCTAGACCCCAAAAGGTTACAAAGACCCTTCTCAA GTTCATAGAACCAGAAGAACTCCCAGTTCAATATGGTGGCCTCAAAAGAGAGCAGGATGAGGATTTTACACCAGAGGACAAAGTATCACAGATCATAGTCAAAGGAAACACAACTAATTATATTAAAATTCCAGTTGCTGAG GGTGGATTGACAATGGTGTGGGATCTAACCGTGGTGGGATGGGATGTGTTGTACAAGGAAGAGTTCGTTCCTGATGATGAAGGGTCATATAAGATTTTACTCCAAGATAAGAAGAGACTGCAAGGGGAGGGTGTAAGAAACTCCTTCTACCTTAGTGAACCAGGGAAGATAATCATTTCCCTTGAGAATTGGAATTTCAAGAACAGGAGGGTTCTTTATCGGTATAAAGCCAAACCCACCATTCCCATTTACTTAACAAATAGATAG